Within Raineyella sp. W15-4, the genomic segment GTTCGAGGCCGAGGGCGGGGACCTGTTCGACGTCCGGCCGATCATCCTCGGCCACGTCCAGCAGGGCGGCAATCCCACCCCGTTCGACCGGCTGGTGGCGACCCGGCTGGCGGCTGCCGGGATCGAGGAGCTCGACCGGCAGTTCGAGGAGGGCGCCAGCGACTACGTCTTCGCCACCGAGAGCGACGAGGCGTACGCGATGACCCCGTTCAAGGAGTTCGAGGAACTGGTCGACTTCGAGACCCGCCGTCCCCGCCAGCAGTGGTGGATGATGCTGCGCGACGTCGCCGAGAAGGTCAACACCCGCTCGTTCGCGGATCAGCCGCTGGGCACGGCCCCGGGAGAGCTGGCCGCGGCCGAGGCCCGCGGGGAGAAGGCCGGCCGGCGCCGGGCCCGCGGCAAGTTCGCCGGCTGACCTACCGCCTCCGGGTCAGGACTCCTGGCCGCCGGAGCGTCGCAGCACCTCGCTGAGCCGATCCGCCGCGGCCATCACGGCCGGGGCGTGCAGCCGGCCCGGCTGGCGGGTGAGGCGTTCGATCGGCCCGGAGACGCTGACCGCCGCGATCACCTTGCCGGAGGGGGAGCGGACCGGGGCGGACACCGAGGCGACCCCGGGCTCCCGCTCGCCGACCGATTCGGCGAAGCCGTGGCGCCGCACCCCGGTCAGGGCGACGGCGGTGAACTCGGCCGACTCCAGCCCCCGCTGCATCCGGTCCGGGTCCTCCCAGGCCAGCAGGACCTGGGCGGCGGAGCCGGCGGACATGGTGAGCTGGCTGCCGACCGGGACGGTGTCCCGCAGTCCCGAGGACCGCTCGGCGGCGGCCACGCAGATCCGGATGTCGCCCTGGCGGCGGAACAGTTGTGCCGACTCGCCGGTGATGTCGCGCAGCCGGGCCAGTACCGGGCCGGCCGTGGCGACCAGCCGGTCCTCACCGGCGGCGGCGGCCAGCTCGGCGAGCCGTGGGCCGAGCACGAACCGGCCCTGCAGGTCGCGCGCGACGAGGCGATGGTGCTCCAGCGCGACTGCCAGCCGGTGGGCCGTCGGGCGGGCCAGGCCGGTACTCTGGACGAGTCCCGCGAGTGTGGTGGGACCGGTCTCCAGGGCACTCAGCACGAGGGCCGCCTTGTCGAGGACTCCGACTCCGCTTCCGTTATCCATATTTCGATATTGCAGTCTCGGGATGTGAAACGCAAGTCCCTACCGCTACCCGGAACACCCCCGGTCTTGCTACGCTGATCTCAAGAAATGGGACCTCAGTCTTTCATTGTGAGACGCTTCGGGTGGGCCGTCACAGTGCGGCGGCTCCGGCGGTGTCTCACCGGCGGCGTACGGTCCTGGTTGATCCGGATGGAGGACATTCGATGGGTAAGACCCTCAGTGAGAAGGTCTGGGAGGACCATGTGGTCCGGTCCGCGGACGGAGAGCCCGACCTGCTCTACATCGACCTGCAGCTCGCCCACGAGGTGACCAGCCCGCAGGCCTTCGACGGCCTGCGACAGGCCGGGCGCGGGGTGCGCCGGCCCGAGCTGACAATGCTCACCGAGGACCACAACACGCCGACCGACGACATCTTCGCGCCGATCGCCGACCCGGTCTCCAAGCTCCAGCTCGAGACCGTCCGGGCCAATGCGAAGGAGTTCGGCCTGCCGATCCACTCGCTGGGCGACCTCGACCAGGGTGTGGTGCACATCATCGGCCCGCAGCTGGGCCTGACCCAGCCCGGGATGACCATCGTCTGCGGCGACTCGCACACTGCCACCCACGGCGCCTTCGGAGCACTGGCCTTCGGCATCGGTACCTCTGAGGTCGAGCACGTGCTGGCCACCCAGACCCTGCCGCAGGCCCGGCTGAAGACGATGGCGGTCAACGTCGACGGCGAGCTGCCGGACGGGGTCACCGCCAAGGACGTCATCCTGGCGATCATCGCCAGGGTGGGCACCGGCGGCGGTCAGGGCCACGTCGTCGAGTACCGCGGCTCCACCATCGAGAACTTGTCGATGGAGGGCCGGATGACGATCTGCAACATGTCCATCGAGTGGGGCGCCAAGGCCGGCCTGGTCGCGCCCGACGAGAAGACCCTCGCCTATCTGCAGGGCCGCCCGTACGCCCCGCAGGGCGCCGACTGGGACGCAGCGGTGGCCTACTGGCAGACCCTGCGCACCGATGACGACGCCGTCTTCGACGTCGAGATCGACATCGACGCGACACAGCTGAGCCCGTTCGTGACCTGGGGCACCAACCCGGGCCAGGGCGTGCCGCTGGCGGACGCCGTCCCCTCCCCGGCGGACATCGCCGATCCGGTCGACCGGACGGCCGCCGAGAAGGCGCTGGAGTACATGGGGCTGACCGCCGGCACCCCGATGAAGGAGATCCCGGTCGACACCGTCTTCGTCGGCTCCTGCACCAACGGCCGGATAGAGGACCTGCGGCTGGCCGCTGCGATCCTCCGGGGCCGCAAGGTCGCCGACGGGGTGCGGATGCTGGTCGTACCCGGCTCCCAGCGGGTCCGCCGACAGGCGATGGACGAGGGTCTGGACGCGGTCTTCACCGACGCCGGCGCCGACTGGCGGTTCGCCGGCTGCTCGATGTGCCTGGGCATGAACCCCGACCAGCTCAAGCCGGGGGAGCGATCCGCGTCCACCTCGAACCGCAACTTCGAGGGCCGCCAGGGCAAGGGCGGACGGACCCACCTGGTCTCGCCGGCTGTGGCCGCCGCCACCGCGGTCGCCGGTCACCTGGCCGGCCCCGCCGACCTGCCCGTCCTGCAGAACGCCTGAGGAGTATCGCCATGGAGAAGTTCATCGCCCACACCGGCACGGTGCTGCCGCTGCGTCGCAGCAACGTCGACACCGACCAGATCATCCCGGCGGTCTACCTCAAGCGGATCACCAAGACCGGCTTCGAGGACGGCCTGTTCGCCGCCTGGCGCCAGGATCCGGAGTTCATCCTGAACAAGCCGGAGCGGGCCGGCGCCACCATCCTCGTCCCCGGCCCCGACTTCGGCACCGGCTCGTCGCGCGAGCACGCTGTCTGGGCGCTGCAGAACTACGGCTTCCGGGTCGTCATCGGCTCGCGCTTCGGTGACATCTTCCGCAACAACGCCGGCAAGTCCGGACTGCTGGTCGCCGTCGTCCCGCAGGACGTCGTCGAGCAGCTGTGGGACGCCACCGAGGCCGATCCGGCGCTGTCGGTGACCGTCGACCTGGACACGAAGACGATCACCGCCGGTGACCTGGTCGCGCCCTTCGAGGTGGACGACTACACCCGCTACCGCCTGATGAACGGCCTCGACGACATCGGTGTCACCCTCACCCACGAGGACGAGATCGCCGCGTACGAGGCCCGCCGGCCGAGTTGGAAGGTCACCACCCTCCCACTGCGTACGCAGGACTGACACCAGGCCGTACGCGGAGCTGGGCCTGTCGCCCTGCAGCCGCGGCGTCTTCAGTCAGACCCCGCGTGTCCGCCCAGACCCCGCGCGCCGGCGGGCGGGGTCTGGCTGATGCGGCGGTCCCTGGCTGAACCGGCCGCGGCTGTGGAGGATCAGCGGCGCCGGGTCGGTCATTCGATGGCGCGCGCCGGCTCGGCCGCACTGCGGATGAGCCGGGCGACGGCCTCCGGGCGGAAGCCCTTCACAGTGAGCCACAGACCCAACGAGATCTCCCAGAGTGCGACCGGGAGGGCGGCGAGTCCGGCCACCGCGGAAACCTGCTCGACCAGGCCGAACAGCGTGGCGATCGCCGAGGCCATCAGTAGCGGAGCTCCGATGAATCCGACGGCCGGGATGATCCGCGGCACCAGGCCGGATCGGTACATCACGGAGCCGAGGAGTAGAGCGTTCACTGCCGGGATGAGGCCGGGACCGAGCAGGAACGCCCAGTCGTGGATCGCCACCAGGGCCGACGTTGCGGACGAAACCGTCGCGGGGGCCGCGGTGGGACCGTCCGGCACGATGGTCGTCCCCGGCACGATGGTCGTCAGCGAGACCATCGCAGCGACGCCCAGCAGGACGAGCCCGGCCTCCGCCAGCCGTGACATGACGAACCCCAGTGCCGCAGTCTCGCTCTGTCGGCGGGCGATCGGATAGAGCACCACCGCGGTGCCGACGCAACTGCTGGCGAGAACCACTTCGAGCAGTGTGGCGCCGAGCAGGGCGTTCCGGACCGCCGGGCTCGCGAGGGTCGCGGGATCCTTCAGGATGGGTGCCTTCACCGCGAGCGCGGGGATCGACGTGACGACGGTGACGAGATAGAGCAGGCCGGCGGTCAGGGCGAGGCGACGTGGGTGGGACATGGTGGGGGTTCCTCTCGGGCGTCGGCGGGATTGGTGTACGCCGTACACCTCCAGTGTGGGTGTACGCTGTATACCAGTCAAGGTATACCAGCCAAGTCGGTACGCGGACGGAACCGTCCCGACGAAAGACCCGTGTCGAGGGAGGACCCGTGCCCCGTTCGTCGACCCCGGTGCTCGGCCCGGATGAGCCAACTACCCCTGAGTCCAGGGGCGCCAAGCCCCCCGACCCCGTGCGCCCGGCGCTGACCCGGGAACGTGCCCTCCGTGCCGCCGTGGCGCTGGCCGACAGTGACGGGATCGACGCGGTCAGCATGCGTAACCTCGCCGCCCGGCTCGGTGTCACTGCGATGGCGCTGTACAAGCACGTGGCCAGCAAGGAGGACCTGCTCGGC encodes:
- a CDS encoding IclR family transcriptional regulator, with product MDNGSGVGVLDKAALVLSALETGPTTLAGLVQSTGLARPTAHRLAVALEHHRLVARDLQGRFVLGPRLAELAAAAGEDRLVATAGPVLARLRDITGESAQLFRRQGDIRICVAAAERSSGLRDTVPVGSQLTMSAGSAAQVLLAWEDPDRMQRGLESAEFTAVALTGVRRHGFAESVGEREPGVASVSAPVRSPSGKVIAAVSVSGPIERLTRQPGRLHAPAVMAAADRLSEVLRRSGGQES
- the leuC gene encoding 3-isopropylmalate dehydratase large subunit, which translates into the protein MGKTLSEKVWEDHVVRSADGEPDLLYIDLQLAHEVTSPQAFDGLRQAGRGVRRPELTMLTEDHNTPTDDIFAPIADPVSKLQLETVRANAKEFGLPIHSLGDLDQGVVHIIGPQLGLTQPGMTIVCGDSHTATHGAFGALAFGIGTSEVEHVLATQTLPQARLKTMAVNVDGELPDGVTAKDVILAIIARVGTGGGQGHVVEYRGSTIENLSMEGRMTICNMSIEWGAKAGLVAPDEKTLAYLQGRPYAPQGADWDAAVAYWQTLRTDDDAVFDVEIDIDATQLSPFVTWGTNPGQGVPLADAVPSPADIADPVDRTAAEKALEYMGLTAGTPMKEIPVDTVFVGSCTNGRIEDLRLAAAILRGRKVADGVRMLVVPGSQRVRRQAMDEGLDAVFTDAGADWRFAGCSMCLGMNPDQLKPGERSASTSNRNFEGRQGKGGRTHLVSPAVAAATAVAGHLAGPADLPVLQNA
- the leuD gene encoding 3-isopropylmalate dehydratase small subunit, which translates into the protein MEKFIAHTGTVLPLRRSNVDTDQIIPAVYLKRITKTGFEDGLFAAWRQDPEFILNKPERAGATILVPGPDFGTGSSREHAVWALQNYGFRVVIGSRFGDIFRNNAGKSGLLVAVVPQDVVEQLWDATEADPALSVTVDLDTKTITAGDLVAPFEVDDYTRYRLMNGLDDIGVTLTHEDEIAAYEARRPSWKVTTLPLRTQD
- a CDS encoding DUF4386 domain-containing protein — protein: MSHPRRLALTAGLLYLVTVVTSIPALAVKAPILKDPATLASPAVRNALLGATLLEVVLASSCVGTAVVLYPIARRQSETAALGFVMSRLAEAGLVLLGVAAMVSLTTIVPGTTIVPDGPTAAPATVSSATSALVAIHDWAFLLGPGLIPAVNALLLGSVMYRSGLVPRIIPAVGFIGAPLLMASAIATLFGLVEQVSAVAGLAALPVALWEISLGLWLTVKGFRPEAVARLIRSAAEPARAIE